Proteins from one Acidimicrobiia bacterium genomic window:
- a CDS encoding DNA primase — protein sequence MGTQSSCTRGCSSQRGLYEQKDFCLLCIFWPSRVEGPVSYSDNEVATVRSANDIVDVVSEVVSVSRRGRLVWALCPFHQEKTPSFKVDSSTGLYYCFGCGEGGDVIRFVQKTKGLSFVEAVEYLAARAGIVLVGSRSSRQAQGGNRRRLQEAVSEACDFYHRYLVEAAEAVKARTYLEKRGIGSELIARFRLGFSPDGWDRLSRHLKEKGFAERTILDAGLATRTESGRLRDFFRARVIFPIFDATGKPIGFGGRTLPDAPPEAGPKYRNSPNTPLFEKSHTLYGFHLAKRGISEKGSVVVVEGYTDVIGLHKIGVTNAVATCGTAFGVDHVEILRRHGLTVTSGRDFATPPKGALVVVLAFDSDTAGELAGGRAFDRVLIAGAAEFLDVRIALLPRGQDPADVAESNPEALHEALETAVPALGFLIERAISGARLDSVESRVAAARAAVAQVLRHPDSIVQQQYLQQIAELCGLTPKEVRQIWSELHSRSRKPRAPGGNSQTQATPARSARYTGFERGPRAASSTSNLGMARTPNPQEQVSHTSVSSIGAGQKSSHLDASLAASESSRESSRFEAPGGPGEVSASGFGEQFPRSARGYLPRSDRYPDSSRSFPSSVPAVDLDKIRLCIYGSPDAVSHLLGFDLSDVMKSDAAQRAIEALIRAKGDLATAVRKLESDAHARDALMRAASGSFEFGEDDKRRWESSVLADARRRALEKEARRAKAAGDLEAYRRIWRELKGVTSPDC from the coding sequence ATAGGTACGCAATCGAGCTGTACAAGAGGCTGTTCGTCCCAAAGGGGTTTGTATGAGCAAAAAGATTTTTGCCTTCTCTGCATCTTTTGGCCGAGTCGAGTAGAGGGTCCGGTGTCGTACAGCGACAACGAGGTAGCCACCGTCCGATCGGCCAACGACATAGTAGACGTCGTGTCTGAAGTGGTGTCGGTAAGTCGGCGAGGACGGTTGGTCTGGGCACTCTGCCCTTTTCATCAAGAAAAAACGCCGAGTTTCAAGGTCGATTCCTCTACAGGTCTTTACTACTGCTTCGGGTGTGGAGAAGGCGGCGATGTTATCCGCTTTGTACAGAAAACTAAGGGCCTGTCTTTTGTTGAAGCCGTCGAGTACCTTGCAGCGAGAGCCGGAATCGTGTTGGTGGGGTCGCGGTCATCCCGCCAGGCTCAGGGGGGAAATCGGAGGCGGCTGCAAGAAGCAGTCTCTGAGGCGTGCGATTTTTACCATAGGTACTTGGTCGAGGCGGCCGAAGCTGTCAAGGCACGGACTTACCTTGAAAAGCGGGGGATAGGCTCGGAGTTGATTGCCCGTTTTAGACTGGGGTTTTCACCCGACGGATGGGACCGACTGAGCAGACACCTCAAAGAGAAAGGTTTTGCCGAGCGAACAATTCTCGATGCGGGCCTCGCAACAAGAACCGAGTCAGGAAGGCTGCGTGACTTCTTCAGGGCTCGTGTGATATTCCCCATATTCGATGCGACTGGGAAACCAATTGGCTTCGGCGGTCGCACACTTCCCGATGCGCCGCCAGAGGCAGGCCCTAAGTATCGGAACTCCCCCAACACCCCGCTTTTCGAGAAGTCCCACACTCTCTATGGGTTCCATCTTGCTAAACGGGGGATTTCTGAAAAGGGGAGTGTAGTAGTTGTTGAGGGATACACAGACGTCATAGGCCTTCACAAAATCGGCGTGACCAATGCTGTTGCAACCTGCGGGACGGCCTTTGGCGTTGACCACGTCGAGATCTTGAGGCGTCATGGTCTCACTGTGACGTCGGGGAGGGATTTTGCCACCCCTCCCAAGGGCGCACTCGTGGTTGTACTTGCGTTTGACTCGGACACGGCTGGGGAACTAGCCGGGGGTCGGGCTTTCGACCGGGTCTTGATTGCAGGTGCGGCCGAGTTCCTCGATGTGCGGATTGCCCTTCTACCTCGAGGTCAGGATCCCGCAGATGTAGCTGAAAGCAACCCCGAGGCTTTACACGAGGCTTTGGAGACAGCTGTTCCTGCGCTCGGTTTCTTGATAGAAAGAGCGATCTCGGGGGCTCGCCTAGATTCGGTGGAGTCACGGGTGGCTGCGGCGCGAGCTGCTGTGGCCCAAGTCCTAAGACACCCAGACTCGATAGTCCAGCAGCAGTACTTACAGCAAATAGCCGAGTTGTGTGGCCTTACACCCAAAGAGGTGCGCCAGATCTGGTCGGAGCTACATTCCAGGAGTCGCAAACCTCGTGCACCCGGTGGTAATTCCCAAACCCAAGCGACGCCGGCTCGGAGCGCGAGGTATACCGGTTTTGAGCGAGGACCCAGAGCAGCTTCTTCAACCTCGAACCTTGGGATGGCACGGACTCCCAATCCTCAAGAGCAGGTGTCTCACACTTCGGTTTCCTCTATAGGAGCCGGCCAGAAATCATCCCATTTGGATGCTTCTCTCGCCGCTTCGGAATCAAGCAGAGAGTCATCGAGGTTTGAGGCGCCCGGGGGTCCTGGAGAGGTGAGCGCTTCCGGTTTCGGTGAGCAATTCCCTAGATCTGCACGAGGTTATCTTCCACGATCCGATCGTTACCCAGATTCTTCGCGCTCGTTTCCGTCGAGCGTTCCCGCCGTCGACCTCGACAAGATACGCCTCTGCATATATGGATCTCCCGATGCGGTCTCCCATCTCTTAGGTTTCGATCTTTCCGATGTCATGAAGTCTGATGCAGCGCAGCGAGCAATCGAGGCATTAATACGCGCCAAGGGAGACCTAGCCACGGCAGTACGGAAGCTCGAGAGCGATGCCCACGCGAGAGATGCGTTAATGAGGGCTGCATCCGGCAGCTTCGAATTCGGAGAGGACGATAAAAGGCGCTGGGAGTCCAGTGTGCTGGCGGATGCCCGCCGTAGAGCCCTTGAAAAGGAGGCTAGGCGGGCCAAAGCTGCGGGGGACCTAGAGGCATACCGCCGAATCTGGAGGGAACTCAAGGGCGTGACCTCGCCCGATTGCTAG
- a CDS encoding transcriptional regulator has protein sequence MTTPNLQILLILLDGDRTVSELVSILGVPQSRVSNHLACVKWCGFVVSQRKGRKVVYHISDQRLGELIRLGSDLARENADHLVSCRRIRPEWI, from the coding sequence TTGACTACTCCAAACCTGCAGATTCTTTTGATTCTGCTCGATGGAGATCGCACGGTCTCCGAGCTAGTCTCTATCCTCGGCGTTCCTCAAAGCCGTGTATCCAACCACCTCGCCTGCGTGAAATGGTGCGGGTTTGTCGTATCCCAGCGCAAGGGGCGCAAAGTCGTCTACCACATTTCGGACCAACGCCTCGGAGAACTCATCAGACTTGGCTCCGACCTTGCCAGAGAAAACGCAGATCACCTTGTATCGTGCCGACGAATCAGACCCGAATGGATTTAG